One genomic segment of Accipiter gentilis chromosome 29, bAccGen1.1, whole genome shotgun sequence includes these proteins:
- the FUT7 gene encoding alpha-(1,3)-fucosyltransferase 7: MPRALPLPRPPWGRPGMKAVVTAGVFVTTLWNLRCFLNPSEVSGEAPKHTEPLVVLVWDWPSKQVPSVSRDICHELYGITGCWLTTERQLLDQADVVVFPHTRLQPGRDRLPKERPPGQNWVWVSLESPSNTKALAGWNQTFNWVMTYRRDSDIFIPYGKLVPNRSATVNIPTKTNLVSWVISNYHRTQKRAEVYRNLSRYLHVNIYGKANKKPLCKDCLLPTTSKSKFYLAFENSIHQDYITEKLWRNSLMASTVPVVLGPPRANYEQFIPADSFIHVDDFGSLAELATFLKTMNSSRYRQFFAWQKRYSVKLYTDWRERICTICTAYPSLPRGHVYPNLESWFNT, encoded by the coding sequence ATGCCCCGGGCATTGCCGCTGCCACGGCCACCATGGGGCCGGCCTGGCATGAAGGCAGTGGTTACTGCCGGGGTGTTTGTAACCACCCTCTGGAACCTGAGGTGCTTCCTCAACCCCTCTGAGGTCTCTGGAGAAGCCCCCAAGCATACTGAGCCGCTGGTGGTCCTGGTGTGGGACTGGCCCTCGAAGCAGGTCCCCAGTGTCAGCAGGGACATTTGCCATGAGCTATATGGCATCACGGGCTGCTGGCTCACCACAGAGCGGCAGCTCCTGGACCAGGCGGACGTGGTGGTGTTTCCCCACACCAGGCTCCAGCCCggcagggacaggctgcccaaggaGAGGCCGCCGGGGCAGAACTGGGTGTGGGTCTCCCTGGAGTCCCCCTCCAACACTAAAGCTCTAGCAGGATGGAACCAGACCTTCAACTGGGTGATGACCTACAGACGGGACTCAGACATCTTCATCCCCTACGGCAAGCTTGTGCCCAACCGGTCAGCCACTGTGAACATCCCCACAAAGACCAACTTGGTGTCATGGGTTATCAGCAACTACCACAGGACTCAGAAAAGAGCTGAAGTCTACCGAAACCTCTCCAGGTACCTCCACGTAAACATatatggaaaagcaaacaaaaagccactTTGCAAGGACTGCCTCTTGCCAACAACATCCAAGTCCAAGTTCTACCTGGCCTTTGAGAACTCCATCCACCAGGACTACATCACCGAGAAGCTCTGGAGGAACTCGCTGATGGCGAGCACCGTGCCTGTGGTGCTGGGACCTCCCCGGGCCAATTATGAGCAGTTCATTCCTGCAGACTCCTTCATTCACGTTGATGACTTTGGTTCCCTGGCAGAGCTGGCTACCTTCCTAAAGACCATGAACTCCAGCCGCTACCGGCAGTTCTTCGCCTGGCAGAAGAGGTACAGTGTGAAGCTCTACACCGACTGGAGGGAGCGCATCTGCACCATCTGCACTGCCTACCCCAGCCTGCCCCGTGGCCATGTCTATCCCAACCTGGAGAGCTGGTTCAACACCTAG
- the LOC126052060 gene encoding POU domain, class 5, transcription factor 3 → MFSPDGGLPAAPFGLLPDAGPPFPRGGFDGAGAQPLFFPFAAEPEAARDPPPARAWLPPPAGPPAKAEARPGRPCRQPSPEPRAAACCGPAWPAPPWAGPAAPGAANAALPGPPFPGPAAFPGPPLCPAALQPGSGGLSGLGSSGSSSGAASEGGHSSDSGDEDAPTSEELEQFAKDLKHKRIMLGFTQADVGLALGTLYGKMFSQTTICRFEALQLSFKNMCKLKPLLQRWLNEAENTDNMQEMCNAEQVLAQARKRKRRTSIETNVKGTLESFFRKCVKPSPQEISQIAEDLNLDKDVVRVWFCNRRQKGKRLLLPFGNEAEGVMYDMNQSLVPTGLPIPVTSQGYSLTPSPPVYMPPFHKAEMFPSVLQPGLSMNNSSH, encoded by the exons ATGTTCAGCCCGGACGGGGGGCTGCCGGCCGCCCCCTTCGGCCTCCTGCCCGACGCCGGGCCGCCCTTCCCCCGCGGCGGCTTCGACGGGGCGGGCGCCCAGCCGCTCTTCTTCCCCTTCGCCGCCGAGCCCGAGGCCGCCCGcgacccgccgccggcccgcgccTGGCTGCCTCCgcccgccgggccgcccgccAAGGCGGAGGCGCGCCCGGGCCGGCCCTGCCGCCAGCCCTCGCCCGAGCCCCGCGCCGCGGCCTGCTGCGGCCCGGCGTGGCCCGCCCCGCCCTGGGCCGGGCCCGCGGCCCCGGGCGCCGCCAAcgccgccctgcccggcccgcccTTTCCTggccccgccgccttccccggcCCCCCGCTCTGCCCTGCCGCCCTGCAGCCGGGCTCCGGCGGCCTCTCCGGgctgggcagcagcggcagcTCCAGCGGCGCCGCCAGCGAGGGGGGACACTCCAGCGACAGCGGCGACGAG GATGCGCCAACCTCAGAAGAGCTGGAGCAGTTCGCCAAGGACCTCAAACACAAGCGCATCATGCTGGGCTTCACCCAGGCTGACGTGGGGCTGGCTCTGGGCACCCTCTATG GGAAGATGTTCAGCCAGACAACCATCTGCCGCTTCGAAGCGCTCCAGCTCAGCTTCAAGAACATGTGCAAGCTAAAGCCGCTGCTGCAGCGTTGGCTCAACGAGGCAGAGAACACGGACAACATGCAAGAG ATGTGCAATGCGGAGCAAGTGTTGGCCCAAGCCCGGAAGAGAAAACGCAGGACCAGCATCGAGACCAATGTGAAGGGGACGCTGGAGAGCTTCTTTCGCAAGTGCGTGAAGCCCAGTCCCCAGGAGATCTCCCAGATCGCCGAGGACCTAAACCTGGACAAAGAC GTGGTCCGGGTCTGGTTCTGTAACCGGCGTCAGAAAGGCAAACGGCTGCTGCTCCCCTTCGGCAACGAGGCAGAGGGGGTGATGTACGACATGAACCAGTCCCTGGTGCCCACCGGCCTGCCCATCCCGGTGACGTCCCAGGGCTACAGCCTGACGCCCTCCCCTCCCGTCTACATGCCGCCCTTCCACAAAGCTGAGATGTTTCCTTcagtgctgcagcctgggctctccATGAACAACAGCAGCCACTGA